A genomic region of Paenibacillus sp. PL2-23 contains the following coding sequences:
- a CDS encoding type II secretion system F family protein produces MSMSGGLWRRAIVWCGWEGVLDSRGAGAGLTRYTEYTLNKKELLFAVAMASGAVYLGFYLFYHSVSLSLAASILGLAAPRWRRQALLERRRSRLKLQFKEALYSLASSLAAGRSMENAFRGALDDMKLLYADSGADMLKEFQIICHRLDNFDPLELALRDLDDRTRIEEMGQFVDALTTCKRSGGDLLEVMKRTTTIIGDKLTVEAEVKVLLAQKRLEARIMMGVPFVFLGFLGFAAPDYMAPLYNGLGYALLTLLFILLMGCFWLMDRIMRIRM; encoded by the coding sequence ATGAGCATGTCTGGCGGTTTATGGCGGAGAGCTATCGTCTGGTGCGGCTGGGAGGGGGTGCTGGACTCGCGGGGCGCTGGCGCAGGCCTGACGCGTTATACGGAATATACCCTTAATAAGAAGGAGCTGTTGTTCGCTGTAGCAATGGCTTCGGGAGCCGTGTACTTGGGCTTCTATTTATTCTATCATTCCGTTTCATTGTCGCTGGCGGCATCCATTCTTGGACTTGCTGCCCCCAGATGGAGACGCCAAGCGCTGCTGGAGCGCCGAAGAAGCAGGCTGAAGCTGCAGTTCAAGGAAGCGTTGTATTCTCTTGCCTCATCACTTGCAGCAGGTCGCTCCATGGAGAACGCGTTCCGCGGCGCGTTGGACGATATGAAGCTTCTGTATGCGGACTCCGGCGCGGATATGCTGAAGGAATTCCAAATTATTTGCCATCGGCTTGATAATTTCGACCCGCTTGAGCTGGCGCTTCGAGATCTGGACGATCGCACACGCATAGAAGAGATGGGTCAATTCGTGGATGCGCTGACGACCTGCAAGCGGTCGGGCGGGGATCTTCTGGAGGTCATGAAGCGGACGACAACCATTATCGGAGACAAGCTGACGGTCGAAGCGGAAGTGAAGGTGCTGCTTGCCCAGAAGCGGTTAGAGGCTCGCATCATGATGGGCGTTCCGTTCGTATTTCTCGGCTTTCTCGGCTTTGCGGCGCCTGACTATATGGCACCGCTATATAACGGCTTGGGGTATGCGCTTCTGACATTGCTGTTCATCCTGCTCATGGGATGCTTCTGGCTGATGGACCGAATTATGCGCATCCGCATGTAA
- a CDS encoding CpaF family protein encodes MLSEELVYELRSKIRSGIDFGGALSDEELMEKTERVVFQWCQAHPVTVSDKVKLVKRLFYSFRGLDILQPLMEDPDISEIMINSHTELFIERHGVMTRYPAAFESREKLEDLIQSIVASVNRVVNESTPIVDARLKDGSRVHVVLPPVALKGPCMTIRKFPGEPMTMEELIRRHAVSPEAVQFLGELVEAKYNIFISGGTGTGKTTFLNALSRYIPSDERIVTIEDSAELRIEGVSNLVAMETRNANTEGKGEMTIRDLIRASLRMRPNRIIVGEVRGAEALDMLQALNTGHDGSLSTGHANSCLDMVSRLETMVLSGAELPLQVIRKQISSAIDIMIHLARFRDGTRKVFEISEVLGVEDGEVKLSPLFLYQEEGERNGRVMGMLRKTDVVLRSTEKLGLAGKAAGTPEGGSL; translated from the coding sequence ATGCTGTCTGAGGAGCTGGTGTACGAGCTTCGAAGCAAGATTCGCTCAGGCATTGACTTTGGAGGCGCGCTGTCGGATGAAGAGCTGATGGAGAAAACGGAGCGAGTGGTGTTCCAGTGGTGCCAAGCCCATCCCGTTACTGTGTCTGACAAGGTGAAGCTGGTGAAGCGCCTATTCTACTCCTTCCGTGGATTGGACATTCTGCAGCCTCTCATGGAGGATCCCGATATTAGCGAGATTATGATCAACAGCCATACGGAGCTGTTTATCGAGCGGCATGGCGTCATGACGCGATACCCTGCGGCATTCGAGAGCAGAGAGAAGCTGGAGGATCTCATTCAGTCGATTGTCGCGAGTGTGAACCGGGTCGTGAACGAATCGACTCCCATAGTGGATGCCAGGCTGAAGGATGGCTCCCGGGTTCATGTAGTGCTTCCTCCCGTTGCGCTGAAGGGCCCATGCATGACCATCCGTAAATTTCCGGGCGAGCCAATGACAATGGAAGAGCTGATCCGACGGCATGCCGTATCTCCTGAGGCTGTGCAATTCCTGGGCGAGCTGGTGGAGGCCAAATACAATATTTTTATTAGCGGGGGGACAGGGACAGGCAAGACAACATTCTTGAACGCGTTGTCCAGATACATCCCCTCGGACGAACGAATTGTCACGATAGAGGATTCAGCTGAGCTGCGGATTGAAGGCGTGTCCAACCTGGTAGCTATGGAGACAAGAAACGCCAACACGGAAGGCAAGGGCGAAATGACGATTCGCGATCTTATCCGCGCTTCTCTCCGCATGCGGCCCAATCGCATTATTGTAGGCGAGGTGCGCGGCGCCGAAGCGCTCGACATGCTCCAAGCGCTGAACACCGGGCATGACGGCTCGCTGTCTACGGGACACGCAAACAGCTGCCTGGATATGGTCAGTCGCCTGGAGACGATGGTGCTGAGCGGGGCGGAGCTGCCGCTGCAGGTGATCCGGAAGCAAATCAGCTCGGCCATCGACATTATGATTCATCTGGCCAGATTCCGCGATGGTACACGCAAGGTCTTCGAAATATCGGAGGTGCTGGGCGTGGAGGACGGCGAGGTCAAGCTGTCTCCGTTATTCCTCTATCAAGAGGAAGGAGAGCGGAATGGACGAGTCATGGGGATGCTGAGAAAAACGGACGTTGTCCTGCGAAGTACGGAAAAGCTGGGGCTGGCCGGGAAGGCGGCTGGCACACCCGAGGGGGGCAGCTTATGA
- a CDS encoding AAA family ATPase produces MAIVAKEKEYTRRLADYIRGSSFGEQWQVSAFTHPGACKQYAKQGYSIDLIAAEPELLRELRPELCAIPSVALVAKSGESGGEAEVLQFQALPLLLKGLAEGYSAMIGRSVHYSPSQQDRGDTKVLTIHSASGGVGKTTLALHLANAAAARGRKVFYLNMERWDTSGLWLHGQSASVDAGSGLSELLYEIKTGSSESSQWIAKHRKYHPLLKCDYMSGFRNVEDRILLEAEDALAIVEAVGASAGYDIIIVDMDAGMDDMQASLLGRADRNLWLIADSLPSAAKQSCMQQYGGQKWGERFASIAAKSLIVLNRSQGIRARGHNSFDVTQSPIQLPEVTEWRGVELPPLLSSSSYRAAADQLLSYAMREKEIVHAV; encoded by the coding sequence TTGGCAATCGTAGCGAAAGAGAAGGAGTATACGAGGAGATTGGCGGATTATATTCGCGGCAGCTCCTTCGGGGAGCAGTGGCAGGTCTCGGCATTTACGCATCCAGGCGCGTGCAAGCAGTATGCCAAGCAGGGCTATTCGATTGATCTAATCGCGGCGGAGCCGGAGCTGTTGAGGGAGCTAAGGCCAGAGCTATGCGCTATTCCGTCGGTAGCGCTGGTGGCCAAGTCCGGTGAGAGCGGCGGTGAGGCTGAGGTGCTTCAGTTCCAGGCGCTTCCTTTGCTTCTGAAGGGGCTTGCGGAAGGGTACAGCGCCATGATCGGCCGCTCGGTTCATTATTCCCCTTCGCAGCAGGACCGGGGCGACACAAAGGTGCTGACCATTCATTCGGCCTCAGGTGGCGTCGGCAAAACGACGCTGGCTCTACATCTGGCGAATGCGGCTGCTGCCAGAGGCCGAAAGGTGTTTTATTTGAATATGGAACGCTGGGACACATCCGGATTATGGCTGCACGGGCAATCAGCGAGCGTTGACGCAGGCTCAGGCTTGTCGGAGCTGCTCTATGAGATCAAGACGGGATCGTCGGAGAGCTCCCAGTGGATCGCGAAGCATCGCAAATATCATCCCTTGCTCAAATGCGATTATATGTCAGGCTTCCGCAATGTGGAGGATCGTATATTGCTGGAAGCGGAGGATGCCCTCGCTATCGTAGAGGCGGTTGGGGCCAGTGCTGGTTATGACATCATCATTGTGGATATGGATGCCGGCATGGACGATATGCAGGCTTCGCTGCTTGGTCGCGCGGACCGCAACCTGTGGCTGATCGCGGATAGCCTCCCGTCCGCCGCCAAGCAGTCTTGTATGCAGCAGTACGGAGGGCAGAAGTGGGGAGAACGCTTCGCCTCTATCGCTGCAAAATCGCTTATTGTACTTAATCGCTCGCAAGGCATTCGAGCAAGAGGCCACAATAGCTTTGACGTAACACAATCGCCCATTCAACTGCCCGAGGTCACGGAGTGGCGAGGAGTGGAGCTGCCTCCCCTGCTGTCCTCTTCCTCTTATCGAGCGGCGGCGGATCAGCTGCTGTCTTATGCCATGAGAGAGAAGGAAATTGTCCATGCTGTCTGA
- the ndk gene encoding nucleoside-diphosphate kinase — translation MDKTFVMIKPDGVSRGLIGKIVARFEEKGFTIVDAKLTQLDRKLAEVHYEHLNSKPFFGELVDFITSGPVFAMVLEGKDAVQNARTLIGATNPTDAASGTIRGDYATDVASNIIHGSDSDENAAREIGLYFH, via the coding sequence ATGGACAAAACTTTTGTTATGATTAAGCCAGATGGCGTATCAAGAGGTTTAATTGGGAAAATTGTTGCTAGATTTGAAGAGAAGGGCTTCACCATTGTCGACGCGAAGCTGACGCAGCTGGATCGCAAGCTGGCGGAGGTACATTACGAGCACTTGAACAGCAAGCCGTTTTTCGGAGAGCTGGTTGACTTCATTACCTCGGGACCGGTATTCGCGATGGTGCTGGAGGGGAAGGATGCCGTCCAGAACGCCCGCACGCTAATCGGCGCTACGAATCCGACGGATGCCGCATCGGGTACGATTCGAGGCGATTACGCAACGGATGTGGCGAGCAATATTATTCACGGCTCGGATTCGGACGAAAATGCGGCTCGCGAAATCGGCTTGTATTTTCACTAA
- a CDS encoding pyruvate, water dikinase regulatory protein, with amino-acid sequence MKTEQTIYVCSDAVGETAEAVAKATLRQFSSQQVKIKRYGHLRTEDEVVRIVKEAARTGGFISYTLVQPELRELMREEAVKYGVRAVDVMGPMMQAFVDTFGSFPRREPGLLHSIDEAYHRRIEAIEFAVKYDDGKDARGLTQAQVVLIGVSRTSKTPLSVFLSHKGIKTANLPLMPEVNPPEELKGEPGRLIVGLTMQPEHLLEIRTERLKALGLPASAQYANQERIREELEYAAGVMEALNCPVIDVTNRAIEETAGIIMEWLSK; translated from the coding sequence ATGAAGACAGAACAAACGATTTACGTCTGCTCCGATGCGGTAGGCGAGACGGCGGAGGCGGTAGCGAAAGCGACGCTTAGGCAGTTCTCGTCCCAGCAGGTGAAGATTAAGCGTTATGGCCATCTGCGTACGGAGGACGAGGTGGTCAGAATTGTCAAGGAAGCCGCTCGGACCGGCGGTTTTATCAGCTATACCTTGGTACAGCCTGAGCTACGAGAGCTTATGCGCGAGGAAGCGGTCAAATACGGCGTACGCGCGGTTGATGTCATGGGTCCCATGATGCAAGCTTTTGTCGATACATTCGGCTCGTTCCCGAGAAGGGAGCCTGGCTTGCTTCATTCCATCGACGAGGCTTATCACCGCCGCATTGAGGCGATTGAGTTTGCGGTGAAATACGATGACGGCAAGGATGCCCGCGGCCTGACACAGGCGCAGGTGGTGCTTATTGGCGTCTCCCGTACGTCCAAGACTCCGCTGAGCGTCTTTCTTTCCCACAAGGGCATCAAGACGGCTAATTTGCCATTAATGCCGGAGGTGAATCCACCGGAGGAGCTGAAGGGAGAGCCTGGACGGCTTATCGTCGGACTGACGATGCAGCCGGAGCATCTGCTGGAAATCAGAACGGAGCGGCTGAAGGCGCTCGGATTGCCCGCTTCTGCGCAATACGCCAATCAGGAGCGCATAAGGGAAGAGCTCGAATACGCGGCAGGTGTCATGGAAGCGCTGAATTGTCCGGTCATCGACGTAACAAACCGGGCTATCGAAGAAACGGCAGGCATCATTATGGAATGGTTAAGTAAATAA
- a CDS encoding helix-turn-helix transcriptional regulator, with protein sequence MTHIRNEGATIQLSSRQLELIELVKKHAPVTGEQLAEYLGVSRPTLRSDLSLLVMLGMLDAKPKVGYFLGNTFRASHEPLQRFHSMKVREVQGVPVNIPDSLSVHDAVITLFMENADTLLVVNEDKRFAGIVTPKDLLKITLGNTGAGSIPVSMVMTRYPNIVTLSPDDTVMEAVRKMSQHQVDCLPVIMPSMDPLQNPVVSGWVSKSNLIAILSDIATERELGEPE encoded by the coding sequence ATGACTCATATACGAAATGAGGGGGCAACCATTCAGCTTTCATCCAGACAATTGGAGCTTATCGAGCTGGTGAAGAAGCATGCTCCGGTAACGGGTGAGCAGCTTGCCGAATATTTGGGCGTCAGCCGGCCGACGCTTCGTTCCGACTTGTCGCTTCTGGTCATGCTGGGCATGCTAGACGCCAAGCCGAAGGTGGGGTATTTCCTCGGAAATACGTTTCGGGCGAGCCATGAGCCGCTTCAACGCTTCCACAGCATGAAGGTTCGCGAGGTGCAGGGGGTTCCTGTCAATATTCCGGATTCGTTATCTGTTCATGATGCGGTGATCACTTTGTTCATGGAGAATGCGGATACGCTGCTTGTTGTGAATGAGGACAAGCGATTTGCGGGCATTGTGACACCTAAGGATTTGCTCAAAATTACGTTAGGCAACACCGGCGCGGGCTCCATCCCCGTAAGTATGGTTATGACACGGTATCCCAACATTGTCACCTTGTCTCCAGACGACACGGTGATGGAAGCCGTGCGCAAGATGTCGCAGCATCAGGTCGACTGCCTACCGGTTATTATGCCGTCCATGGACCCTCTGCAAAACCCCGTAGTGTCGGGCTGGGTATCCAAGTCGAATCTTATCGCCATCTTATCGGATATTGCGACAGAGCGGGAATTGGGGGAACCGGAATAA
- a CDS encoding YycC family protein: MSKPLQISPETAIKLSEQLNIPLEHLMHMPKHILLQKLASLANKEAEVAPEKPE; this comes from the coding sequence ATGTCCAAGCCCTTGCAAATTTCGCCCGAAACAGCCATCAAGCTGTCGGAGCAGTTGAATATTCCGCTGGAGCATCTGATGCATATGCCGAAGCACATCTTGTTGCAGAAGCTTGCTTCGCTTGCCAACAAAGAAGCGGAAGTCGCCCCGGAGAAACCGGAATGA
- a CDS encoding DUF2225 domain-containing protein: protein MDPLYESKIECICCETIYPTTRVRPSFKRASTVDSDFCGHYSNGINPDFYVVRVCPSCGFATTENGLERLNDKQRQSYFERIGVNWKGQDFGGPRTAKQAMATYKLALLTAQATGASERVIAGLLHHIAWLYRYEDNVAEEQRFLKYALDAYIRVFETEGGSLNNAKLMFLIGELHRRIGENNDAVKWFSRVVNDKRIMDAAMIRACREQWQLIREEAEEKRREHSATEAS, encoded by the coding sequence ATGGATCCGCTGTACGAATCGAAGATTGAATGCATCTGCTGTGAAACTATTTATCCCACAACCAGAGTTCGCCCAAGTTTCAAGAGAGCCTCTACCGTCGATTCCGACTTCTGCGGACACTATAGCAATGGCATTAATCCGGACTTCTATGTCGTGCGCGTTTGCCCGAGCTGCGGCTTCGCGACTACTGAGAACGGTCTTGAAAGACTGAACGACAAGCAGAGACAGAGCTACTTTGAGCGAATCGGCGTGAATTGGAAGGGACAGGACTTCGGCGGTCCCAGAACGGCCAAGCAGGCGATGGCTACCTACAAGCTGGCGCTTCTGACCGCGCAGGCTACAGGGGCGTCGGAGCGCGTTATAGCGGGTCTTCTGCATCATATCGCGTGGCTCTACCGCTACGAGGACAATGTGGCGGAGGAGCAGCGCTTCTTGAAATATGCGCTTGACGCATACATAAGGGTGTTCGAGACGGAAGGCGGGTCGTTGAACAACGCGAAGCTGATGTTCCTGATCGGAGAGCTGCACCGCAGAATCGGTGAAAATAATGATGCCGTCAAGTGGTTCTCCCGCGTCGTGAACGACAAACGTATTATGGATGCGGCAATGATTCGTGCATGCCGGGAGCAATGGCAGCTTATTCGCGAAGAGGCTGAGGAGAAGCGGCGGGAGCATTCCGCCACGGAAGCAAGCTAA
- a CDS encoding globin — protein sequence MLNRNISLYEAIGGGEGLRSIVEAFYPKVQRHPLLGPLFPADIDPVMEKQYQFLTQFFGGPSLYSDQYGHPMMRARHLPFPITPERAEAWLDCMSRALEEVGLEEELRAIVLNRLSGPAHHFVNTTE from the coding sequence ATGTTAAATAGGAATATAAGCCTTTATGAAGCGATCGGCGGAGGAGAAGGGCTTAGGTCTATAGTCGAGGCTTTCTACCCCAAGGTTCAGCGGCATCCGCTATTAGGACCGTTGTTTCCTGCCGATATCGATCCAGTCATGGAGAAGCAATATCAGTTCTTGACCCAGTTCTTTGGCGGTCCCAGCCTGTATTCCGACCAGTACGGACATCCAATGATGAGGGCTAGGCATCTGCCTTTCCCCATTACGCCGGAGCGTGCTGAGGCTTGGCTCGATTGCATGTCGAGAGCGCTTGAGGAAGTAGGTCTGGAGGAGGAGCTTCGTGCAATCGTACTGAACCGATTGTCAGGGCCCGCTCACCATTTCGTGAATACGACCGAATAG
- the ylbJ gene encoding sporulation integral membrane protein YlbJ — MLRTFIHPLSITALVAFIIAVLMAVYPTETLHSSLRGLSIWWEVLFPALFPFFVISELLLGFGIVHFFGKLLDPLMRPLFRLPGIGGFVVTMGYISGYPVGARLTAQLYAQRLINRTEGERLVAFTTTSDPIFLIGAVAVGFFHNAAVAPVLAAAHYGGGFLVGLLMRYHERGSDSALAGTASLPRPQKLIRRSRITIALKAMHEARLLDGRGLGQLLQDSVQSALRLMIVVGGLVVFFSVVMEMLTHAGLVAALSEALRLLFSLLGLPAPLADAGINGLFEVTLGAKAAGAAGTGLMHQVAIAAWVLSWGGLSVHAQIASLLSRTDLRYKPFLLARLVHGLLAAGLVYALWGWLAPIH, encoded by the coding sequence ATGCTCCGCACATTCATCCATCCCTTGTCCATTACAGCGCTTGTCGCTTTCATTATTGCCGTTCTGATGGCTGTATATCCTACAGAGACGCTTCATTCTTCGCTCCGTGGGCTGTCTATTTGGTGGGAGGTGCTTTTTCCCGCGCTATTCCCTTTTTTTGTTATTTCAGAGCTACTGCTTGGCTTCGGCATCGTTCATTTTTTTGGCAAGCTTCTCGATCCGCTGATGCGCCCGTTATTCCGCTTGCCTGGGATCGGAGGTTTTGTGGTCACCATGGGCTACATATCGGGCTATCCCGTAGGAGCCAGGCTGACTGCCCAATTATATGCCCAGAGACTGATTAATCGAACGGAAGGCGAGCGGCTGGTCGCGTTCACAACGACCTCCGATCCCATCTTCCTCATTGGCGCAGTAGCCGTCGGCTTCTTCCATAACGCGGCCGTTGCACCTGTGCTGGCCGCCGCTCATTATGGAGGAGGCTTCCTTGTGGGGCTGCTCATGCGTTATCACGAGCGAGGCTCCGATTCAGCATTAGCCGGCACCGCGTCACTCCCCCGGCCGCAAAAGCTTATTAGGCGCAGCCGGATAACGATTGCGCTTAAAGCGATGCACGAGGCCCGTCTGCTTGACGGACGCGGTCTAGGACAACTGCTCCAAGACTCCGTTCAATCAGCGCTCCGCCTTATGATCGTTGTGGGCGGACTCGTCGTGTTCTTCTCCGTCGTCATGGAGATGCTCACTCACGCTGGCCTCGTTGCAGCGCTGTCTGAGGCGTTGAGGCTCCTCTTCAGCCTGCTTGGCCTGCCCGCTCCGCTCGCTGATGCCGGCATCAATGGGCTGTTTGAGGTTACGTTGGGCGCCAAAGCAGCGGGAGCGGCGGGAACCGGGCTTATGCATCAGGTTGCCATCGCCGCGTGGGTGCTTTCCTGGGGCGGCTTGTCCGTACATGCGCAAATCGCCAGCCTGCTCAGCCGGACCGATCTCAGATACAAGCCTTTCCTGCTGGCGAGGCTGGTGCACGGCCTTCTGGCTGCAGGACTGGTCTACGCGCTATGGGGTTGGCTGGCTCCCATTCATTGA